The Caldisericaceae bacterium genome includes a region encoding these proteins:
- a CDS encoding ornithine carbamoyltransferase, which yields MNTKLKGRDFLSTNDWTLEELEQVLDLAFEFKKKFALGEPTPYLLYKTLFMIFKDKSTRTRNSTEAAMTQLGGHAHYISEESSQISHGDTAKEIGIILSRYGHGIAIRDDIYLGVGHKYMEEVAKWATIPVINLESDWDHPLQILADIMTIKEKFNNDLRGRKFVISWAYAKSHAKPLAVPQGLIMAMPRFGLDVTLAMPKEFELLPEAMEIARKNAEETGVKFEVVNDMDEAFKDADIVYPKSWGAYVYAGNDFEEMKKVAEKYKDWIADERRMNLTKKNAIYMHCLPADRGFEVTDAVIDGPKSVIYDEAENRLHTVKSILALTM from the coding sequence ATGAATACAAAACTTAAAGGGAGAGATTTTCTCTCAACAAACGATTGGACACTTGAAGAACTTGAGCAAGTTTTAGATCTTGCTTTTGAATTCAAAAAGAAATTTGCTCTTGGAGAACCAACGCCTTACCTTCTCTATAAAACACTTTTTATGATTTTTAAAGATAAATCCACAAGAACAAGAAACTCAACTGAAGCTGCAATGACCCAGCTTGGAGGACATGCACATTATATCAGTGAAGAATCCTCTCAGATTTCTCACGGAGACACGGCAAAGGAAATTGGTATTATTCTTTCAAGATACGGCCATGGAATTGCAATAAGAGACGATATATATTTAGGTGTTGGACACAAGTATATGGAAGAAGTTGCAAAATGGGCAACAATTCCTGTAATTAACCTTGAATCAGATTGGGATCATCCACTTCAAATTCTTGCAGATATTATGACCATTAAAGAAAAATTCAATAATGACTTAAGAGGAAGAAAGTTTGTAATCTCCTGGGCGTATGCAAAAAGTCATGCAAAACCACTTGCTGTGCCTCAAGGCCTTATAATGGCAATGCCAAGGTTTGGTCTGGATGTCACTCTTGCAATGCCAAAAGAATTTGAACTCCTTCCTGAAGCAATGGAAATTGCAAGGAAGAATGCAGAAGAGACTGGCGTAAAATTTGAGGTTGTAAACGATATGGACGAAGCCTTTAAAGATGCAGATATTGTTTATCCAAAATCATGGGGTGCGTATGTTTATGCAGGCAACGACTTTGAAGAAATGAAGAAAGTTGCAGAGAAATATAAAGATTGGATTGCAGATGAAAGAAGAATGAACTTAACAAAGAAAAATGCAATTTATATGCATTGTTTACCTGCAGATAGAGGTTTTGAGGTAACCGATGCAGTAATCGATGGTCCTAAATCTGTAATTTATGATGAAGCAGAAAATAGATTACATACGGTAAAATCAATTTTAGCTCTTACCATGTAA